One genomic region from Nocardia vinacea encodes:
- a CDS encoding NRDE family protein, with product MCLVLIGWRVHPEYRLIVAANRDEFYSRPTESMRWWSEVPGLLAGRDLGALRKVAGDPPGTWLGLTREDKGRNRFATVTNVRNPKDERGDARSRGALLMDFLRGTGDQRELLTPENYVLDVAAAPDDYNGYNVLVSDLESLWWHSNRSARPPQELTPGFHGVSNGMFIASAAPGPGAAFEAPQPIWPKVRGGLTDLRTVVESDPGNVARYFEVLADRTEAPDDLLPHTGVPLRRERTLSARFIANALHGTRASTVLLVREDGSFEMAERSFGRFGRHKGEETFSGSLDLREHQA from the coding sequence ATGTGTTTGGTGTTGATCGGTTGGCGGGTCCATCCGGAGTATCGGTTGATCGTCGCGGCCAACCGCGACGAGTTCTACTCCCGCCCGACCGAGTCGATGCGATGGTGGTCCGAGGTGCCCGGACTGCTGGCCGGGCGCGATCTCGGGGCGCTACGCAAGGTTGCGGGCGATCCGCCGGGTACCTGGCTCGGGTTGACACGGGAAGACAAGGGCCGCAATCGATTCGCCACCGTCACCAATGTGCGCAATCCGAAAGACGAACGCGGCGATGCCCGTTCGCGCGGCGCGCTGCTGATGGATTTCCTGCGCGGCACCGGCGACCAGCGTGAACTACTGACCCCGGAGAATTATGTGCTCGACGTAGCCGCCGCCCCCGACGACTACAACGGCTACAACGTGCTGGTCTCGGATCTCGAATCACTGTGGTGGCACTCCAACCGCAGCGCACGACCGCCCCAGGAGCTGACACCGGGCTTCCACGGGGTATCCAACGGCATGTTCATCGCCTCGGCCGCACCCGGCCCGGGGGCGGCATTCGAAGCGCCCCAACCCATTTGGCCCAAGGTGCGCGGCGGTCTCACCGACCTGCGCACGGTGGTCGAATCGGATCCCGGCAATGTCGCGCGCTACTTCGAGGTGCTGGCCGATCGCACCGAGGCGCCCGATGATTTGTTGCCGCACACCGGAGTTCCGCTGCGGCGCGAGCGCACGCTCTCGGCCAGATTCATCGCCAATGCACTGCACGGGACCAGGGCGAGCACGGTCCTGCTGGTGCGCGAGGACGGTTCGTTCGAGATGGCCGAGCGTTCCTTCGGGCGGTTCGGACGGCACAAGGGCGAGGAAACCTTCAGCGGCAGTTTGGATTTGCGCGAGCATCAGGCCTGA
- a CDS encoding S1 family peptidase yields MRKLVARSAAVKAASIGFAATVFIAPLLITNAASAEPTAPGQLSAENLPPELVEAISRDLKMTPAEYLERSAEAQELSEYAESFRSERPDTYAGAWLGTDGKPVVAVTSVDAAKIAAADGYQTHLAPISANGLENSLMQLNQWVNTLPKEISQSINSVAVDFLNSQLVLSVANTPVGHALNLPTLIANVKVILSPNSGGPIERRPMGGDTYITAPTSLKDTSLRGVDVCSFGFNSVDAAGNALNISAGHCDPNLEKDDQHAAVYLPNVRDIPNSIELGNFVKARLGGPTALDYSVIKLNERSVNAGMDQPSVRGSNGTTLTITGTAEPVTGAPICKSGQSSTFTCGFVVADRVETQLYTAEGVSKTVRGFASSACTLGGDSGGAIVSGTLALGITSGSNAADAPDCNEANIALAQYGGTATLGIPIRSILADIDASAGGGVGTGIALRTRPNAG; encoded by the coding sequence ATGCGCAAGTTGGTGGCGCGCAGCGCCGCGGTCAAGGCAGCCTCGATCGGATTCGCCGCGACCGTTTTCATCGCACCCCTGCTCATCACCAACGCCGCTTCGGCCGAACCGACAGCACCCGGGCAGCTTTCCGCCGAGAACCTGCCGCCCGAACTCGTCGAGGCCATTTCCCGCGATCTGAAGATGACGCCCGCGGAGTATCTGGAACGCTCCGCCGAGGCCCAGGAGCTCAGCGAATACGCGGAGTCGTTCCGCAGCGAGCGCCCCGACACCTACGCGGGTGCCTGGCTCGGCACCGACGGTAAGCCGGTCGTCGCGGTCACCTCGGTCGACGCCGCCAAGATCGCCGCGGCCGACGGCTACCAGACCCATCTGGCCCCGATCTCGGCGAACGGCCTGGAGAACTCGCTGATGCAGCTGAATCAGTGGGTCAACACGCTGCCCAAGGAGATCTCCCAGTCGATCAACTCCGTCGCGGTCGACTTCCTGAACAGCCAGCTGGTGCTGTCGGTCGCCAATACGCCGGTCGGCCACGCGCTGAACCTGCCGACCCTGATCGCCAATGTCAAGGTCATCCTTTCGCCCAATAGCGGCGGCCCGATCGAACGCCGTCCGATGGGCGGCGACACCTACATCACCGCGCCGACCTCGCTGAAGGACACCTCGCTGCGCGGCGTCGACGTCTGCTCGTTCGGCTTCAACAGCGTGGACGCGGCGGGTAACGCGCTGAACATCAGCGCAGGCCACTGCGACCCGAACCTGGAAAAGGACGACCAGCACGCTGCGGTCTACCTGCCCAATGTCAGGGACATCCCGAACAGCATCGAGCTCGGCAACTTCGTCAAGGCGCGCCTCGGCGGACCGACCGCGCTCGACTACTCCGTCATCAAGCTCAACGAGCGCTCGGTCAATGCGGGCATGGACCAGCCGTCGGTGCGCGGCTCCAATGGGACCACGCTGACCATCACCGGCACTGCCGAGCCGGTCACCGGCGCCCCGATCTGCAAGTCGGGCCAGTCCTCCACCTTCACCTGCGGGTTCGTGGTGGCCGATCGGGTCGAAACCCAGTTGTACACCGCCGAGGGCGTGAGCAAGACCGTGCGTGGCTTCGCCAGCTCGGCCTGCACGCTCGGCGGTGACAGCGGCGGCGCGATCGTCTCCGGCACGCTGGCCCTCGGCATCACCAGCGGTTCCAATGCCGCCGACGCGCCCGACTGCAACGAGGCCAATATCGCACTCGCGCAATATGGCGGCACCGCGACCCTCGGCATCCCGATCCGCTCGATCCTGGCCGATATCGACGCGTCCGCCGGCGGCGGCGTCGGTACCGGCATCGCGCTGCGGACCCGTCCGAACGCCGGGTGA
- a CDS encoding S1 family peptidase has protein sequence MLLPRIGQFRSAARQTRVRKTVIAASAAILLFGPTAAVANAQPDQPALPADLITAVARDLKISPDEYLHRADLAQQLAAFATTAQRQFPQVFAGSWLDDGGKAVVALAQGPGADEARQAATSAGFEVRNVAKSEAALRGEKSAFERWLEGQPEAVSALVRGVVVDPVNNSIAVRVEQAGLPMPNFVDPSRVIVTVPPIAGEQLQTTPVAGAMQTGPLAGGDGFASIAGKTSLRCSLGFNGTDRAGNVVNITAGHCNPDISSAGSGNAAGVYELAGDRAGAQVGAFQKSVLGSQDYSIIRINDQAKDRFSNNFVRQPGQPVAVEGVAVPVVGAPVCKSGARTGFSCGIVNAVDQTVQVGDRELTQAFSANICALPGDSGGAIVSGRMALGISSASSVADFPICEIPNLIGALTGNAPQLFAQPVSVVLSDNPGLKVN, from the coding sequence ATGCTCCTGCCACGTATAGGTCAGTTCCGATCAGCTGCGCGACAGACCCGGGTCCGAAAAACAGTTATCGCCGCCTCGGCGGCGATTCTGCTGTTCGGTCCAACGGCAGCAGTGGCGAACGCACAACCCGACCAGCCGGCTCTGCCCGCCGACCTGATCACCGCGGTCGCGCGCGATCTGAAGATCTCCCCCGATGAGTACCTGCACCGGGCCGATCTGGCACAGCAGCTCGCAGCCTTCGCCACCACGGCGCAGCGTCAGTTCCCGCAGGTCTTCGCGGGTTCGTGGCTCGATGACGGCGGCAAGGCGGTGGTGGCGCTCGCGCAGGGCCCCGGTGCCGATGAGGCGCGCCAGGCGGCCACGTCGGCCGGATTCGAGGTCCGCAATGTCGCCAAGAGCGAGGCGGCGCTGCGCGGCGAGAAGAGCGCGTTCGAGCGCTGGCTGGAGGGGCAGCCCGAGGCGGTCTCCGCGCTCGTGCGCGGTGTGGTGGTCGATCCCGTCAACAACAGCATCGCGGTGCGGGTCGAGCAGGCCGGCCTGCCGATGCCGAACTTCGTCGACCCGTCGCGGGTCATCGTGACGGTCCCGCCGATCGCCGGTGAGCAGCTGCAGACCACCCCGGTCGCGGGTGCGATGCAGACCGGTCCGCTGGCCGGTGGCGACGGCTTCGCCTCGATCGCCGGAAAGACGTCGCTGCGCTGCTCGCTCGGCTTCAACGGCACCGACCGCGCCGGCAACGTCGTAAACATCACCGCGGGCCACTGCAATCCGGACATTTCGTCGGCGGGTTCGGGGAATGCGGCCGGCGTCTACGAGCTGGCCGGCGATCGGGCGGGTGCGCAAGTGGGCGCGTTCCAGAAGTCGGTGCTCGGCTCCCAGGACTACTCGATCATCCGGATCAACGACCAGGCCAAGGACCGGTTCAGCAACAACTTCGTGCGCCAGCCCGGCCAGCCGGTCGCGGTCGAGGGCGTTGCCGTGCCGGTGGTCGGTGCTCCGGTCTGCAAGTCCGGTGCGCGCACCGGCTTCAGCTGCGGCATCGTGAACGCCGTCGACCAGACCGTGCAGGTCGGCGACCGGGAGCTCACCCAGGCCTTCTCCGCCAACATCTGCGCCCTGCCCGGTGACAGCGGCGGCGCGATCGTGTCCGGCCGGATGGCACTGGGCATCTCCAGCGCGTCGTCGGTAGCCGACTTCCCGATCTGCGAGATCCCGAATCTGATCGGTGCTCTCACCGGCAATGCCCCGCAGCTGTTCGCCCAGCCGGTCAGCGTGGTTCTTTCGGACAACCCGGGTCTCAAGGTCAACTAA
- a CDS encoding (Fe-S)-binding protein, translated as MNALTLTLGTIGVAFSLLGWASFVGGVGKMTRAIMIGQPAPDRWRPFLPRLQTMIVEFLAHTRMNKFRTVGWAHWLVMIGFLGGFILYFEAYGQTFDPEFHWPIIGSWGIYHLWDELLGIGTVIGILVLIVIRQLNHPRVPARLSRFSGSRFAPAYVIEAIVFLEGIGMVMVKAGKIATYGHSEAWTDFFTMQVAKLLPSSVAMVAIFAFIKMVSGSTFLLLVGRNINWGVAWHRFAAFFNIYFKREDDGGVALGAAKPMMSKGKPVDMETADPDADTFGAGRIEDFSWKGWLDFTTCTECGRCQSQCPAWNTGKPLSPKLLIMSLRDHGVAKAPYLLAGGRKDMGGDEVGLVDGDGKPNEAKLAKISELAKAEAERPLVGGEDVNGIIDPEVLWSCTTCGACVEQCPVDIEHVDHIIDMRRYQVLIESEFPSELAGLFKNLENKGNPWGQNAKDRLNWINELDFQIPVFGQSAPNGEEIASFDGYEYLFWVGCAGAYEDRAKRTTKAVAELLATAGVKFMVLGADETCTGDSARRAGNEFLFQQLAQQNIELLNSVFEGVEQSRKKIVVTCAHCFNALNNEYPQVGGTYEVVHHTQLLNRLVRTKQLIPVASVSQNVTYHDPCYLGRHNKVYNAPRELMEASGSTLVEMPRHGERSMCCGAGGARMWMEEQLGKRINIDRVDEALSTLNGGNEPSKIATGCPFCRVMLTDGVTARKDGGEVGQGVEVVDVAQLMLDAIDRVDSSKLTENLTVVQEPKQAPEPEPVAAEPEPAFPDDVAPAEPKAAPAGGGLAMKGGGKAPGGLGMKGAAKAPGGGLGMKGAAKAPGAKATPAAAEDTAAEATAPAAPVKGLAMKGPAKAPGKGLGMKGAAKAPGAKATPDAATEAAPAAEAPAAPPVKGLAMKGPAKAPGKGLALKGAAKAPGAKAPEASTPAEVAPAAETPATEPVSTPTETKPSIPAKGLAMKSGFKRPGPKAPGTAGSAPSAPAEPASTTPEAATEPADEPDQPTNGNGTPAVAPPPAKPGGLGFKSGAKAPGRKN; from the coding sequence ATGAATGCCCTGACATTGACGCTGGGCACGATTGGTGTGGCGTTCAGCCTGTTGGGTTGGGCATCATTCGTCGGTGGCGTCGGCAAAATGACCCGCGCGATCATGATCGGCCAGCCCGCGCCGGATCGTTGGCGACCATTCTTACCGCGCCTCCAGACGATGATCGTCGAATTCCTCGCCCACACCCGGATGAACAAATTCCGCACGGTCGGCTGGGCGCACTGGCTGGTGATGATCGGCTTCCTCGGCGGTTTCATCCTGTACTTCGAGGCGTACGGGCAGACCTTCGATCCCGAATTCCACTGGCCGATCATCGGCAGCTGGGGCATCTACCACCTGTGGGACGAACTGCTCGGCATCGGCACCGTGATCGGCATCCTGGTGCTGATCGTCATTCGCCAGCTCAACCACCCGCGGGTGCCCGCGCGGCTGTCGCGATTCAGCGGTTCCCGGTTCGCCCCGGCGTACGTCATCGAGGCGATCGTGTTCCTCGAGGGCATCGGCATGGTCATGGTGAAGGCGGGCAAGATCGCCACCTACGGCCACTCCGAGGCGTGGACCGACTTCTTCACCATGCAGGTGGCCAAACTGCTGCCGTCCAGCGTGGCGATGGTCGCCATCTTCGCGTTCATCAAGATGGTTTCGGGCAGCACCTTCCTGCTGCTGGTCGGTCGCAATATCAACTGGGGTGTGGCCTGGCACCGGTTCGCGGCCTTCTTCAATATCTACTTCAAGCGCGAGGACGACGGCGGCGTCGCACTGGGTGCCGCGAAGCCGATGATGTCCAAGGGCAAGCCGGTCGATATGGAGACCGCCGACCCGGATGCCGACACCTTCGGCGCGGGCCGGATCGAGGACTTCTCCTGGAAGGGCTGGCTGGACTTCACCACCTGCACCGAATGCGGTCGCTGCCAGTCGCAATGCCCGGCCTGGAATACCGGTAAGCCGTTGTCGCCCAAGCTGCTGATCATGTCGCTGCGTGACCACGGTGTCGCCAAGGCCCCGTACCTGCTGGCCGGTGGCCGCAAAGACATGGGCGGCGACGAGGTCGGTCTGGTCGATGGCGACGGCAAGCCCAACGAGGCGAAGCTGGCCAAGATCTCCGAGCTGGCCAAGGCCGAGGCCGAGCGCCCGCTGGTCGGCGGCGAGGATGTCAACGGCATCATCGACCCCGAGGTGCTGTGGAGCTGCACCACCTGCGGTGCGTGCGTCGAGCAGTGCCCGGTCGATATCGAGCATGTCGATCACATCATCGATATGCGCCGCTACCAGGTGTTGATCGAGTCGGAGTTCCCCTCCGAGCTGGCCGGGTTGTTCAAAAACCTGGAGAACAAGGGCAATCCGTGGGGCCAGAACGCCAAGGACCGGCTGAACTGGATCAACGAACTCGACTTCCAGATCCCGGTCTTCGGCCAGTCCGCCCCGAACGGGGAAGAGATTGCCTCCTTCGACGGGTACGAGTACCTGTTCTGGGTCGGCTGTGCGGGTGCGTACGAGGATCGCGCCAAGCGCACCACCAAGGCCGTCGCGGAGCTGTTGGCCACCGCGGGCGTGAAGTTCATGGTGCTCGGCGCCGACGAGACCTGCACCGGTGACTCCGCGCGCCGGGCGGGTAACGAATTCCTGTTCCAGCAGCTCGCGCAGCAGAACATCGAACTGTTGAACTCGGTATTCGAGGGCGTCGAGCAGTCGCGCAAGAAGATCGTCGTCACCTGTGCGCACTGCTTCAACGCGCTGAACAACGAGTACCCGCAGGTCGGCGGCACCTACGAGGTGGTGCACCACACCCAGCTGTTGAACCGGCTGGTGCGCACCAAGCAGCTGATCCCGGTCGCCTCGGTATCGCAGAATGTCACTTACCACGACCCGTGCTACCTGGGCCGCCACAACAAGGTCTACAATGCGCCGCGCGAGTTGATGGAGGCCTCCGGCTCCACCCTCGTCGAAATGCCCCGGCACGGCGAACGTTCCATGTGCTGTGGCGCCGGTGGCGCGCGGATGTGGATGGAAGAGCAGCTCGGTAAGCGGATCAATATCGATCGCGTCGACGAGGCGCTGTCCACCTTGAACGGTGGCAACGAACCGTCCAAGATCGCGACCGGCTGCCCGTTCTGCCGCGTCATGCTCACCGACGGTGTCACCGCCCGCAAGGACGGCGGCGAGGTCGGCCAGGGCGTCGAGGTGGTCGATGTCGCGCAGTTGATGCTCGACGCCATCGACCGGGTCGACTCGTCGAAGCTCACCGAGAACCTGACCGTGGTGCAGGAACCGAAGCAGGCCCCCGAGCCGGAACCGGTTGCCGCCGAACCCGAACCGGCATTTCCCGATGATGTAGCGCCCGCCGAACCGAAGGCGGCTCCGGCCGGTGGCGGTCTGGCGATGAAGGGCGGCGGCAAGGCACCCGGTGGTCTGGGTATGAAGGGTGCGGCCAAGGCACCAGGTGGTGGTCTCGGTATGAAGGGCGCCGCGAAGGCACCCGGCGCCAAGGCGACCCCGGCTGCGGCCGAGGACACCGCGGCAGAGGCGACTGCTCCGGCAGCGCCCGTCAAGGGCCTCGCGATGAAGGGCCCCGCCAAGGCACCGGGCAAGGGCCTCGGCATGAAGGGCGCGGCGAAAGCACCCGGCGCCAAGGCAACTCCCGACGCCGCGACCGAAGCAGCACCCGCCGCCGAGGCACCGGCAGCACCGCCGGTCAAGGGTCTGGCAATGAAGGGTCCGGCGAAGGCACCGGGCAAGGGGCTCGCCCTGAAGGGCGCGGCGAAAGCACCCGGAGCCAAGGCACCGGAAGCCTCGACCCCCGCCGAAGTGGCCCCGGCAGCGGAAACCCCCGCCACCGAACCGGTTTCGACCCCAACCGAAACCAAGCCGTCCATCCCCGCCAAGGGCCTGGCCATGAAGTCCGGCTTCAAACGCCCCGGCCCCAAGGCCCCCGGCACGGCTGGCTCGGCTCCATCAGCCCCCGCTGAACCGGCCTCCACCACACCGGAAGCCGCAACGGAACCCGCCGACGAACCGGACCAGCCCACCAACGGCAACGGCACCCCCGCCGTGGCACCCCCGCCGGCCAAGCCCGGCGGCCTCGGCTTCAAATCCGGCGCCAAGGCCCCCGGCCGCAAGAACTGA
- a CDS encoding acyl-CoA dehydrogenase family protein: MDFTFTDEQELLRDAVAGFLGARYELAKSRGAAKSDAGWQSSMWRGFAQELGILGATLPERVDGMGGGPVELMIITEELGRALVVEPYVDTVVVGAGLLNRTGGERADSVLRQIVSGAARTAFAALEPSSGQTLHDVSTTARRDGDAWVLDGVKTVVTSAPLATHLLISARTAGDRRDRDGISLFLTEFDAADLPAGVEVHSYRTIDDRVGSDITFTGFRLPADALLGAEGAVWDAIDATADEAIAAIASEAVGCMRKVLADTVEYAKQRQQFGQPIGSFQVLQHRMVDMFIELEQAIAAVYLAVYSLGAAAPDRARAVSAAKVTIGRAARFIGQNAVQLHGAMGMTEELAIGHYFKRLTAIEYEFGSSDQHLARYAALTRP, from the coding sequence ATGGACTTCACCTTCACCGATGAGCAGGAACTGCTCCGCGACGCGGTGGCCGGATTCCTCGGCGCCCGTTACGAATTGGCCAAAAGCCGGGGCGCGGCGAAATCCGATGCCGGTTGGCAGTCGAGCATGTGGCGCGGATTCGCCCAGGAGCTGGGCATTCTCGGCGCCACGCTGCCCGAGCGGGTCGATGGTATGGGCGGTGGTCCGGTCGAGTTGATGATCATCACCGAGGAACTCGGCCGTGCGCTGGTCGTCGAGCCGTATGTCGACACCGTGGTGGTCGGTGCCGGTCTGCTGAATCGCACCGGTGGCGAGCGTGCGGATTCGGTACTGCGCCAGATCGTTTCCGGTGCGGCGCGGACAGCGTTCGCGGCGCTGGAGCCGAGCTCGGGGCAGACGCTGCACGACGTATCGACCACCGCGCGTCGCGATGGTGACGCGTGGGTGCTCGATGGCGTCAAGACGGTCGTGACCAGTGCACCGCTGGCGACGCATCTGCTCATTAGCGCGCGCACCGCCGGTGATCGGCGCGATAGGGACGGAATCTCGCTATTCCTCACCGAATTCGATGCCGCAGATCTGCCCGCCGGTGTCGAGGTGCATTCGTATCGGACGATCGACGACCGGGTCGGCTCCGATATCACCTTCACCGGCTTCCGATTGCCAGCCGATGCGCTGCTCGGTGCCGAGGGTGCGGTATGGGACGCGATCGATGCAACGGCGGACGAGGCGATCGCCGCGATCGCGTCCGAGGCTGTCGGCTGCATGCGAAAGGTGTTGGCGGACACCGTCGAATACGCCAAACAGCGGCAGCAGTTCGGCCAGCCGATCGGCAGTTTCCAGGTGCTCCAGCATCGCATGGTCGATATGTTCATCGAGCTCGAGCAGGCCATTGCCGCGGTGTATCTGGCCGTCTACTCGTTGGGTGCTGCCGCGCCGGACCGGGCGCGGGCGGTCTCGGCTGCGAAGGTCACCATCGGTCGTGCCGCGCGCTTCATCGGCCAGAACGCCGTGCAACTGCACGGTGCTATGGGCATGACCGAGGAACTCGCGATCGGCCACTACTTCAAGCGACTGACCGCGATCGAATACGAATTCGGTTCCAGCGACCAGCATCTCGCTCGTTATGCGGCGCTGACGAGGCCATAG
- a CDS encoding LuxR C-terminal-related transcriptional regulator codes for MGDIAFDTLPCARDIFRELDSADREPVVYLIRGRSGSGKSTLLSVIRARLRAHGIPFRDDPVMPEYLAAQASSVNGAHAMADANRADGRHPDHGDAHTVGAANATGDGHGTRTAEKPDIIQRTGNGAHPIHRPDGAHPRTPRPAVIIDNAHTLSDSDLESLCTTIESGRYTVIVATQPRPHDPQLRTLADTMARRGRVADLRALGVSDIAPFARELGMAVPRPVAQHIHRQTAGSRGGVVAALTAACSARLDAGIRAVDDAVAAWARALLDNLEPDLLETLVVATTGTGLDSSELTEVLGVDTAAAQELIDRARASALVTDADLLLEPAVTPLRTLLGDRRFVAVQRRLLNARLDAGLLRDHTALLLAESGVRDQRLAEFLCAAAEKAGREAVRYYAAAAATGADPDVIALRWAEAAACTGDGDTAMRLAEPVLARPGVTGAELAAAVRICAAVLTRRGLVGRAAQLYSWLGAHRIGADWAVGATVQYLAGEVTAAAQLSESATQWPPTEANAHARLIATALARTIVGHETGTATAVSALIQAAQADAGTDRFLPCTAVSIATLLCLSTGEPRRAGEALRRATTSGLRCHQLQVLTAWAAMLGGDEQAAATTTAALQMDSLDIRDRLLAHGVAVGLARRGGDHAALTRAWQAAYPLFDDVDADLLTLLPIGELWLAGIRLRDERRIAPLVDASLALLRRIDQPPAWANAFHWYGVQAAIAHESPEELLPHARLLKAAAEAGDRHAAILADAGRTWVLVLRGQVAAAPVQAAVAGLSEIGLTWDAARLASEAALAAADSTTATTLLKLARTVRADARPQEPARPTGTAATSGDGQAADPEPVAHAAILSEREREVAELVLLGLTYREIGARLYISAKTVEHHVARIRRRIGARSRSELLSMLRAMGHGSLLV; via the coding sequence ATGGGTGATATCGCCTTCGACACGCTGCCCTGCGCACGCGATATCTTCCGCGAACTGGACTCCGCGGACCGGGAACCGGTCGTCTATCTGATCAGAGGCCGCTCCGGCTCCGGCAAATCCACCCTCCTCTCGGTGATCCGGGCCCGCCTGCGCGCCCACGGCATCCCGTTCCGAGACGATCCTGTAATGCCCGAATACCTTGCAGCGCAAGCCAGCTCGGTCAACGGAGCGCATGCGATGGCAGACGCCAACCGTGCCGACGGGCGGCACCCCGACCACGGCGATGCGCATACCGTCGGCGCGGCCAACGCCACCGGCGACGGCCACGGAACCCGAACCGCGGAGAAACCCGACATCATCCAGCGCACCGGTAACGGAGCGCATCCGATCCACCGCCCCGACGGCGCACACCCGCGCACACCGCGCCCGGCCGTGATCATCGACAACGCCCACACCCTGAGCGACTCGGATCTCGAATCCCTCTGCACGACCATCGAATCCGGCCGTTACACGGTGATTGTCGCGACCCAGCCGCGCCCGCACGATCCACAGCTGCGCACACTCGCCGACACCATGGCCCGCCGCGGTCGGGTGGCCGATCTGCGCGCGCTCGGCGTCTCCGATATCGCCCCGTTCGCCCGCGAGCTGGGTATGGCGGTGCCGCGCCCGGTCGCCCAGCACATCCATCGTCAGACCGCGGGCAGCCGCGGCGGCGTGGTGGCCGCGCTGACCGCCGCCTGCTCGGCCCGCCTCGATGCCGGAATCCGCGCCGTCGACGACGCCGTCGCCGCCTGGGCCCGCGCCCTCCTGGACAACCTCGAACCCGATCTGCTGGAAACCCTGGTCGTCGCCACCACCGGCACCGGCCTGGACTCCTCCGAACTCACCGAGGTCCTCGGTGTGGACACCGCCGCTGCCCAAGAACTGATCGACCGGGCCAGGGCCAGCGCGCTGGTCACCGATGCCGACCTGCTGCTCGAACCCGCCGTCACACCGCTGCGCACCCTGCTCGGCGACCGCCGCTTCGTGGCCGTACAGCGTCGTTTGCTCAACGCGCGATTGGATGCGGGCCTGCTGCGCGATCACACCGCGCTGCTGCTCGCCGAATCCGGTGTCCGCGACCAGCGTCTCGCCGAATTCCTCTGCGCCGCAGCCGAAAAGGCGGGACGCGAGGCCGTGCGCTACTACGCCGCCGCGGCGGCGACCGGCGCAGATCCGGACGTCATCGCGTTGCGCTGGGCGGAGGCGGCCGCATGCACCGGCGACGGCGATACCGCCATGCGGCTTGCCGAACCGGTGTTGGCTCGTCCCGGTGTCACCGGCGCGGAACTGGCTGCGGCCGTGCGGATCTGCGCGGCGGTGCTGACCCGCCGCGGTCTGGTCGGGCGCGCGGCGCAACTGTATTCCTGGCTCGGCGCGCATCGGATCGGCGCGGATTGGGCGGTCGGCGCGACCGTGCAGTATCTCGCCGGTGAGGTGACCGCCGCCGCGCAGCTGTCCGAATCGGCGACGCAGTGGCCGCCGACCGAGGCCAACGCGCACGCACGCCTGATCGCCACCGCACTCGCGCGCACCATCGTCGGACACGAAACCGGCACGGCCACAGCCGTATCCGCGCTCATCCAGGCCGCCCAGGCCGATGCGGGCACCGATCGGTTCCTGCCGTGCACCGCGGTCTCCATCGCGACGCTGCTGTGCCTGAGCACCGGCGAACCGCGCCGTGCCGGTGAGGCGCTGCGCCGGGCCACCACCAGCGGCCTGCGCTGCCACCAGTTGCAGGTGCTGACTGCTTGGGCGGCGATGCTCGGCGGCGACGAACAGGCCGCCGCGACCACCACCGCCGCGCTGCAAATGGATTCCCTCGATATCCGCGACCGCCTGCTCGCGCACGGTGTCGCGGTCGGTCTGGCCCGTCGCGGCGGCGATCACGCCGCACTCACCCGCGCCTGGCAGGCCGCCTATCCGCTCTTCGACGATGTAGACGCCGACCTGCTCACCCTGCTGCCGATCGGCGAACTGTGGCTCGCGGGCATCCGGCTGCGCGACGAGCGCCGGATCGCACCGCTGGTCGACGCCAGTCTCGCGCTGCTTCGCCGAATCGACCAGCCGCCCGCCTGGGCCAATGCCTTCCACTGGTACGGCGTGCAGGCCGCGATCGCACACGAGAGTCCGGAGGAACTGCTCCCGCACGCCCGGCTGCTCAAGGCCGCGGCCGAGGCCGGTGACCGGCATGCCGCGATCCTCGCCGACGCGGGCCGCACCTGGGTGCTGGTGCTGCGCGGTCAGGTCGCCGCGGCTCCGGTGCAGGCGGCGGTCGCCGGACTCAGCGAGATCGGGCTGACCTGGGATGCCGCCCGGCTCGCGAGCGAGGCCGCACTCGCCGCCGCCGATTCCACGACCGCGACCACGCTGCTGAAACTGGCCAGAACCGTCCGGGCCGACGCCCGTCCGCAGGAGCCCGCTCGGCCGACCGGAACGGCCGCGACCTCGGGCGACGGTCAGGCCGCCGACCCGGAACCGGTCGCCCACGCGGCGATTCTCAGCGAACGCGAACGCGAGGTCGCCGAACTCGTCCTACTCGGTTTGACGTACCGGGAGATCGGCGCTCGCCTGTACATTTCCGCCAAGACGGTGGAGCATCATGTCGCCCGGATCCGACGCCGGATCGGTGCCCGTTCCCGTTCGGAGTTATTGTCGATGCTCCGCGCCATGGGACACGGCTCGCTGCTGGTGTGA